From a region of the Coffea arabica cultivar ET-39 chromosome 3e, Coffea Arabica ET-39 HiFi, whole genome shotgun sequence genome:
- the LOC140038855 gene encoding calmodulin-like protein 11: MGEVLNQEQIVEFKEAFSLFDKDGDGCITIEELATVIRSLDQNPSEEELQDMISEVDADGNGTIEFAEFLNLMAKKIKETDAEEELKEAFKVFDKDQNGYISASELRHVMINLGEKLTDEEVEQMIREADLDGDGQVNYDEFVKMMTTVG; the protein is encoded by the exons ATGGGAGAAGTACTCAATCAAGAACAGATTGTCGAGTTCAAGGAAGCCTTTAGTCTGTTTGATAAGGATGGAGATG GTTGCATCACCATTGAAGAATTGGCCACTGTGATAAGGTCACTGGATCAAAATCCAAGTGAGGAAGAACTGCAGGACATGATTAGTGAAGTTGATGCTGATGGAAATGGAACCATTGAGTTTGCGGAATTCTTGAACCTCATGGCCAAAAAGAttaag GAAACCGATGCAGAGGAGGAGCTTAAAGAGGCTTTTAAAGTGTTTGACAAAGACCAAAATGGTTACATTTCAGCCAGTGAG CTGAGGCACGTGATGATCAATCTAGGGGAGAAACTGACTGATGAAGAGGTGGAGCAGATGATCAGAGAGGCTGATTTGGATGGTGATGGTCAAGTCAATTATGATGAATTTGTTAAGATGATGACGACCGTTGGATAA
- the LOC113734189 gene encoding 2-methyl-6-phytyl-1,4-hydroquinone methyltransferase, chloroplastic isoform X1, with the protein MMASSLLSGAESKLITGFGSELHFRPLPKKGLAYYPKRWYISTLAPKCSLSSSRPVSQPRFIQHKQEAFWFYRFLSIVYDHIINPGHWTEDMRDEALEPADLFSRHLTVVDVGGGTGFTTLGIVKHVDAKNVTILDQSPHQLAKAKEKEPLKDCKIIEGDAEDIPFPTDYADRYISAGSIEYWPDPQRGIREAYRVLKIGGKACIIGPVYPTFWLSRFFADVWMLFPKEEEYIEWFQKAGFKDVKLKRIGPKWYRGVRRHGLIMGCSVTGVKPMSGDSPLQLGPKVEDVKKPVNPFVFLTRFILGALAATYYVLIPIYMWIKDKIVPKGMPI; encoded by the exons ATGATGGCTTCGTCACTGCTGAGTGGAGCTGAAAGCAAACTTATTACAGGTTTTGGGTCGGAACTCCATTTTAGGCCGTTGCCCAAAAAGGGTCTTGCTTATTATCCAAAAAGATGGTATATTTCAACTTTGGCACCAAAATGCAGTTTATCTTCATCAAGGCCAGTTTCTCAACCCAGGTTTATTCAACACAAGCAAGAGGCTTTTTGGTTCTATAGATTCTTGTCAATTGTTTATGATCATATTATAAATCCAGGGCATTGGACTGAGGACATGAGGGACGAGGCACTTGAGCCTGCTGATTTGTTTAGTAGACATTTGACTGTGGTTGATGTTGGGGGCGGTACAGGGTTTACTACTCTTGGGATTGTTAAACATGTTGATGCTAAAAATGTGACCATTCTGGATCAGTCACCGCATCAACTTGCTAAGGCTAAGGAGAAGGAACCTTTGAAAGACTGCAAGATTATTGAAGGTGATGCTGAAGATATCCCTTTTCCTACTGATTATGCTGATAGATACATCTCTGCTGGAAG TATCGAGTATTGGCCAGATCCACAGCGTGGTATTAGGGAAGCATATAGGGTACTCAAGATAGGAGGCAAAGCCTGCATAATAGGACCTGTTTATCCAACATTTTGGCTGTCTCGATTTTTTGCGGATGTGTGGATGCTATTTCCCAAGGAAGAAGAGTACATTGAGTGGTTTCAAAAGGCTGGTTTTAAAGACGTCAAGTTAAAGAGAATTGGTCCAAAATGGTATCGTGGTGTCCGCCGTCATGGCTTGATCATGGGTTGCTCTGTTACTGGTGTTAAACCTATGTCCGGAGATTCTCCATTGCAG CTTGGTCCTAAGGTGGAGGATGTGAAGAAGCCTGTGAATCCATTTGTGTTTCTCACACGTTTCATTCTTGGAGCATTGGCAGCAACTTATTATGTGCTTATTCCAATATACATGTGGATTAAGGATAAAATTGTACCCAAAGGTATGCCTATTTGA
- the LOC113734189 gene encoding 2-methyl-6-phytyl-1,4-hydroquinone methyltransferase, chloroplastic isoform X2, whose product MMASSLLSGAESKLITGFGSELHFRPLPKKGLAYYPKRWYISTLAPKCSLSSSRPVSQPRFIQHKQEAFWFYRFLSIVYDHIINPGHWTEDMRDEALEPADLFSRHLTVVDVGGGTGFTTLGIVKHVDAKNVTILDQSPHQLAKAKEKEPLKDCKIIEGDAEDIPFPTDYADRYISAGSIEYWPDPQRGIREAYRVLKIGGKACIIGPVYPTFWLSRFFADVWMLFPKEEEYIEWFQKAGFKDVKLKRIGPKWYRGVRRHGLIMGCSVTGVKPMSGDSPLQVLFSTLGK is encoded by the exons ATGATGGCTTCGTCACTGCTGAGTGGAGCTGAAAGCAAACTTATTACAGGTTTTGGGTCGGAACTCCATTTTAGGCCGTTGCCCAAAAAGGGTCTTGCTTATTATCCAAAAAGATGGTATATTTCAACTTTGGCACCAAAATGCAGTTTATCTTCATCAAGGCCAGTTTCTCAACCCAGGTTTATTCAACACAAGCAAGAGGCTTTTTGGTTCTATAGATTCTTGTCAATTGTTTATGATCATATTATAAATCCAGGGCATTGGACTGAGGACATGAGGGACGAGGCACTTGAGCCTGCTGATTTGTTTAGTAGACATTTGACTGTGGTTGATGTTGGGGGCGGTACAGGGTTTACTACTCTTGGGATTGTTAAACATGTTGATGCTAAAAATGTGACCATTCTGGATCAGTCACCGCATCAACTTGCTAAGGCTAAGGAGAAGGAACCTTTGAAAGACTGCAAGATTATTGAAGGTGATGCTGAAGATATCCCTTTTCCTACTGATTATGCTGATAGATACATCTCTGCTGGAAG TATCGAGTATTGGCCAGATCCACAGCGTGGTATTAGGGAAGCATATAGGGTACTCAAGATAGGAGGCAAAGCCTGCATAATAGGACCTGTTTATCCAACATTTTGGCTGTCTCGATTTTTTGCGGATGTGTGGATGCTATTTCCCAAGGAAGAAGAGTACATTGAGTGGTTTCAAAAGGCTGGTTTTAAAGACGTCAAGTTAAAGAGAATTGGTCCAAAATGGTATCGTGGTGTCCGCCGTCATGGCTTGATCATGGGTTGCTCTGTTACTGGTGTTAAACCTATGTCCGGAGATTCTCCATTGCAG GTTTTATTCTCCACTCTGGGCAAGTAA
- the LOC113734829 gene encoding uncharacterized protein: MSAMTRAKLGCRIFSVHLPPNLGGYNIKIRDSCLLSVHCSRGFKGVHTSVKSITCLIPSQSTAKNWKENSAVATDDRVVMDIVQDLPCFTIDQSSLMHIVEMRSLDQLHKFGGVHGIANSLNSDVHRGIDSDDNAGISRRHEAFGTNTYSKAAGKNLFHLVWEAFDDSKLNIFLAFAMMALGFDIKSNGLMEGLYDGGSIFSAVLVVLSIVASTDFRKNRNFSENFMVSDSSPVEVMRNGKPKHISTSEVAVGDVICLKIGDQVPADGLLIEGQALRVDESSMTTTGSFHDHEIQHHDQNPFLFSGTKVTVGCARMLVTSVGMNTTRGKMLSSMSSESIEHTPLKARISRLISSIGEVGSGAAVVAFVLNLIQTKRNYNLERRKKKLKELAMVFTASSSVVSSISRNVFGVGKYISKLLKVEQQTSIGNALLGFARPPKPLLIGIPSEAGVFPVLLFIHGYLLYNSFYSQLVQHIASHGFIVIAPQLYSMAGPDTTEEINATAEIANWLSEGLQNLLPPKVQANLSKLALAGHSRGGKVAFGVALGKAVTSLKFSALIGIDPVDGVEKGKQMPPILTYNPHSFNLDMAVSIIGSGLGELRSNFLFPPSAPKGVNHKDFYNECQKPACYFVARDYGHLDMLDDDTSGLRGKATYCLCKNGESRDPMRRFVGGIMVAFMRNYLEGNSRDLQAIRDGHLTAPVELQNVDFLV, from the exons ATGTCAGCAATGACTCGAGCGAAGTTGGGCTGCAGAATCTTTTCTGTACATCTTCCACCCAATCTTGGTGGATACAATATAAAGATACGGGATTCTTGTCTTCTATCAGTCCACTGCTCAAGGGGCTTCAAAGGAGTCCATACCAGCGTTAAGAGCATAACTTGTCTCATTCCGTCTCAATCAACAGCCAaaaattggaaagaaaattcAGCAGTTGCAACTGACGATAGAGTCGTTATGGACATTGTTCAGGATCTGCCCTGCTTCACTATTGATCAGTCAAGCCTGATGCACATTGTTGAGATGAGAAGCCTTGATCAGCTCCATAAATTTGGAGGCGTTCATGGGATTGCTAATTCTCTTAATAGTGATGTGCATCGTGGAATAGATAGTGATGACAATGCAGGTATTTCACGTAGGCATGAAGCCTTTGGTACTAACACATATAGCAAGGCTGCTGGAAAGAATTTGTTCCATCTTGTTTGGGAAGCTTTTGATGATTCGaaactcaatattttcctgGCTTTTGCTATGATGGCTCTTGGTTTTGACATTAAGAGCAATGGACTAATGGAAGGGCTGTATGATGGTGGAAGCATATTTTCTGCTGTTCTTGTTGTCCTATCCATCGTGGCCAGTACTGATTTCAGGAAAAACAGAAACTTCAGCGAGAACTTCATGGTTAGTGACAGTAGTCCTGTTGAAGTCATGAGAAATGGCAAGCCGAAGCATATTTCAACATCAGAAGTTGCTGTTGGAGATGTTATATGCTTGAAGATTGGGGACCAAGTACCTGCTGATGGACTGCTCATTGAAGGGCAAGCTTTACGTGTTGATGAATCCAGCATGACTACGACTGGAAGTTTTCATGATCATGAAATTCAGCATCATGACCAGAATCCCTTCCTGTTTTCTGGCACCAAGGTGACTGTCGGATGCGCTCGAATGCTTGTTACATCTGTTGGGATGAATACAACTCGAGGAAAGATGCTAAGTTCAATGAGCAGTGAGTCAATTGAGCATACGCCTTTGAAAGCTCGAATCAGCAGGCTAATATCATCAATAGGTGAAGTTGGTTCAGGAGCTGCAGTCGTAGCTTTTGTTCTGAACTTAATCCAGacaaaaagaaattataatctcgagagaagaaagaagaagctCAAAGAACTTGCCATGGTCTTCACTGCATCCTCATCTGTTGTTTCCTCTATCTCCAGGAATGTTTTTGGCGTTGGAAAGTACATATCCAAGCTGCTAAAAGTTGAACAGCAGACTAGCATCGGTAATGCTTTACTTGGCTTTGCTCGTCCTCCAAAGCCACTCTTAATTGGCATACCATCAGAAGCTGGAGTTTTCCCAGTGCTGTTGTTCATTCATGGCTATCTTCTCTACAACTCTTTCTATTCTCAGCTTGTGCAACATATAGCTTCTCATGGCTTTATCGTCATTGCTCCACAG TTATACAGCATGGCAGGACCAGATACAACAGAAGAAATTAATGCCACAGCTGAAATAGCCAATTGGTTATCAGAGGGACTACAGAATTTGCTACCACCCAAGGTTCAGGCAAACTTAAGTAAGCTAGCACTTGCAGGGCATAGCCGCGGAGGAAAAGTAGCTTTTGGGGTAGCTCTAGGAAAAGCGGTGACTTCACTGAAGTTTTCAGCATTAATAGGCATAGATCCTGTGGATGGAGTGGAGAAAGGGAAACAAATGCCACCAATTCTCACCTACAATCCTCATTCCTTTAATCTTGACATGGCAGTATCAATCATTGGATCAGGATTGGGCGAATTAAGAAgcaattttcttttccctccttcGGCTCCTAAAGGAGTGAATCACAAGGACTTCTACAATGAATGTCAAAAACCAGCGTGTTACTTTGTGGCCAGAGATTATGGCCACCTTGATATGCTAGATGATGACACTTCAGGGCTTCGAGGCAAGGCCACGTATTGTTTGTGCAAAAATGGGGAGTCCAGAGACCCCATGAGAAGATTTGTTGGAGGAATCATGGTTGCTTTCATGAGAAATTACTTGGAAGGTAACTCCAGGGATTTGCAGGCTATAAGGGATGGGCATTTAACAGCACCTGTAGAGCTGCAAAATGTTGATTTTCTTGTATAA
- the LOC113734859 gene encoding putative calcium-transporting ATPase 13, plasma membrane-type, giving the protein MLAIIVANLRCKSLVNQLSSNNKRRWHSAFVTIYCSRAFKYALIRRASKILLIPSRRATKKTSNISQLSPDRVTIDIIKDYSNFFNVDQPSLTKLVRDKSLGQLVQFGGVQCIATSLNTEVQHGLNGDDDEDILSRIEAFGSNTYRKPPKKGFFHFVWEAFQDPTIAILLACAALSLSFGIKENGPKEGWYDGGSIFVAVFLVISVSAISNFRQNLQFEKLSKVSSNIPVEVLRNGRRQQISIFYIVVGDVVCLKIGDQVPADGLFLEGHSLRIDESSMTGESDHLEVNHNQNPLLFSGTKVADGYGQMLVTSVGMNTTWGEMMSSVSQDSNEKTPLQSRLNKLTSAIGKVGLAVAFLVLLVLLVRYFTGHTKDANGIKEYNGSKTKADDVINSVVKIIAAAVTIVVVAIPEGLPLAVTLTLAYSMKRMMADQAMVRKLSACETMGSATTICTDKTGTLTLNRMTVTKFWLGKESVEKDSYISLSTNVLKLLREAVSLNTTGSVYRPINLGTEGLEFSGSPTEKAILSWAVMELNMDMERVKQNCSILHVEAFNSQKKRSGVLMKKMVDNSIHVHWKGAAEMILAMCSHYCNLEGEVTLLDHLEMKKFEEIIQGMAASSLRCIAFAHKQITEANDASGEIQQTLEDRNLILLGIVGLKDPCRPGVKKAVEDCQYAGVKIKMITGDNVFTARAIATECGILEPDLEANDELVVEGVEFRNYTDEERMEKVDKIVVMARSSPFDKHLMVKCLKAKGHVVAVTGDGTNDAPALKEADIGLSMGIQGTEVAKESSDIVILDDNFASVATVLTWGRCVYSNIQKFIQFQLTVNVAALVINFVAAISAGEVPLTAVQLLWVNLIMDTLGALALATERPTKDLMDKPPVGRAEPLITNTMWRNLMSQALYQIAVLLTLQFKGKAIFGVSKKVNDTLIFNTFVLCQVFNEFNARKLERKNVFEGIHRNKLFLGIIGVTIILQVVMVEFLKRFADTERLNWGQWGACVGIAAASWPIGWIVKCIPVPDRPVFSYLKWENFKCM; this is encoded by the coding sequence ATGTTGGCAATAATTGTTGCAAACTTACGTTGCAAGAGCTTGGTTAATCAACTCAGTTCAAATAACAAAAGGAGATGGCACTCGGCTTTTGTAACCATATATTGTTCAAGGGCCTTCAAATATGCTCTGATACGTCGTGCTAGCAAGATTTTGCTTATTCCATCACGAAGAGCAACGAAGAAAACAAGCAATATTTCACAACTATCTCCAGATAGAGTCACTATCGATATTATTAAAGATTACTCCAACTTTTTCAATGTTGATCAGCCAAGCCTCACAAAGCTTGTCCGGGACAAAAGCCTTGGTCAGCTTGTCCAATTCGGTGGTGTTCAATGTATAGCTACTTCTCTCAATACTGAAGTTCAGCATGGATTAAatggtgatgatgatgaagatattTTAAGCAGAATTGAAGCTTTTGGAAGCAACACATATCGTAAGCCTCCCAAAAAGGGATTCTTCCATTTTGTTTGGGAAGCTTTTCAAGATCCTACAATTGCCATTCTTTTGGCATGTGCTGCACTATCTCTTAGTTTTGGGATAAAAGAGAATGGTCCAAAAGAAGGATGGTATGATGGTGGAAGTATATTTGTTGCTGTTTTTCTTGTTATTTCTGTTTCAGCTATCAGTAATTTTAGGCAGAACCTGCAATTCGAGAAGCTTTCCAAGGTCAGCAGCAATATCCCAGTTGAAGTTCTGAGAAATGGCCGGAGACAGCAAATTTCGATCTTTTACATCGTTGTTGGAGATGTTGTTTGCTTGAAGATTGGTGATCAGGTACCTGCTGATGGATTATTCTTGGAGGGACATTCCTTACGCATTGATGAGTCAAGCATGACTGGAGAAAGTGATCATCTAGAAGTTAATCACAACCAGAATCCGCTCTTGTTTTCTGGTACTAAAGTAGCTGATGGATATGGTCAGATGCTTGTTACTTCTGTTGGAATGAACACAACTTGGGGGGAAATGATGAGCTCTGTTAGCCAGGACTCCAATGAGAAAACTCCTCTTCAATCGCGCCTCAATAAGCTAACTTCAGCAATAGGTAAAGTTGGTTTAGCAGTTGCTTTCTTAGTTCTTTTGGTGCTATTAGTTCGCTACTTCACTGGTCATACAAAGGACGCAAATGGAATCAAGGAGTACAATGGCAGCAAAACAAAGGCTGATGATGTGATCAATTCTGTGGTGAAAATTATTGCTGCAGCCGTAACAATTGTAGTTGTTGCAATTCCAGAAGGTTTGCCTCTGGCTGTAACACTTACACTTGCTTATTCGATGAAGAGAATGATGGCTGATCAAGCAATGGTGAGAAAGCTTTCTGCTTGTGAAACAATGGGCTCTGCTACAACCATCTGTACAGACAAAACAGGTACTCTTACTCTGAATAGAATGACAGTAACAAAATTTTGGCTGGGCAAGGAATCAGTAGAGAAAGATAGCTACATTTCTCTCTCAACCAATGTTCTTAAATTGCTTCGTGAAGCTGTGAGCCTAAACACAACAGGAAGTGTCTATAGGCCGATTAATTTAGGAACTGAGGGCCTCGAGTTCTCTGGAAGTCCTACTGAGAAAGCAATTCTGTCTTGGGCTGTGATGGAATTAAATATGGACATGGAGAGAGTAAAACAGAATTGCTCCATTCTTCATGTCGAAGCATTCAATTCGCAGAAGAAAAGAAGTGGAGTGTTGATGAAGAAAATGGTGGATAACTCGATTCATGTCCACTGGAAAGGAGCTGCTGAAATGATACTAGCAATGTGCTCGCATTACTGCAACCTTGAAGGAGAAGTGACATTGCTTGATCATCTTgagatgaagaaatttgaagaaataatACAGGGCATGGCTGCCAGCAGTCTGAGATGCATTGCATTTGCTCACAAGCAAATTACAGAAGCCAATGATGCCAGTGGAGAAATACAGCAAACATTAGAAGACAGAAACTTGATCCTTTTGGGGATTGTAGGCCTAAAGGATCCCTGTCGCCCCGGTGTGAAGAAAGCTGTGGAAGATTGTCAATATGCTGGTGTGAAGATCAAAATGATCACTGGCGACAATGTCTTCACTGCAAGAGCAATAGCCACTGAATGTGGAATACTTGAGCCTGATCTTGAGGCTAACGATGAATTGGTGGTAGAAGGTGTCGAATTTCGCAACTACACGGATGAGGAACGGATGGAAAAAGTTGATAAAATTGTTGTAATGGCGAGATCATCTCCTTTTGACAAGCATCTCATGGTCAAATGCTTAAAAGCGAAAGGTCATGTTGTAGCGGTGACTGGAGATGGAACAAACGACGCGCCAGCATTGAAAGAAGCTGATATAGGACTTTCTATGGGGATTCAGGGCACTGAAGTCGCCAAGGAGAGTTCAGATATTGTTATTTTGGATGACAATTTTGCTTCTGTTGCCACAGTGCTTACATGGGGAAGGTGTGTATACAGCAATATCCAGAAATTTATTCAGTTCCAACTCACAGTAAATGTGGCAGCTCTAGTGATCAACTTTGTAGCAGCAATCTCAGCTGGAGAAGTACCATTAACAGCGGTTCAACTCTTGTGGGTAAATCTCATCATGGATACTCTTGGAGCCTTAGCACTAGCGACAGAAAGGCCAACAAAGGATCTCATGGACAAGCCTCCAGTGGGGCGTGCCGAGCCCCTCATCACCAACACCATGTGGAGGAACTTAATGTCTCAAGCCTTGTATCAGATAGCAGTTTTGCTGACATTACAGTTCAAAGGTAAAGCAATCTTTGGTGTTAGCAAAAAGGTCAACGATACATTGATCTTCAACACTTTTGTTCTTTGCCAAGTGTTCAATGAGTTCAATGCAAGGAAACTTGAGAGGAAGAATGTGTTTGAGGGGATACACAGGAACAAGTTGTTCTTGGGAATTATTGGAGTAACAATTATTCTTCAAGTGGTGATGGTGGAATTTTTGAAGAGATTTGCTGATACAGAGAGGTTGAATTGGGGGCAATGGGGAGCTTGTGTAGGAATTGCAGCTGCATCCTGGCCAATTGGCTGGATTGTCAAGTGCATACCTGTTCCAGACAGACCAGTGTTCAGTTATCTCAAGTGGGAGAATTTCAAATGCATGTAA
- the LOC140038767 gene encoding uncharacterized protein, whose protein sequence is MSNLYLSAVEEEKATVKVPQEPQEAAREDEMKGENHIIPEVDTKDFQEKTESSDDFSVTTDSNAERHESDEKEQGNKKSDQPPPPYPEAAKESDHLVSQENYVDEADSAYEANHEKPLESNLGEITPINGKIESHENGIIPRETDAQKVEITNSNSNIESTFQDSKTVNDTTTPLEEHQSSSSHQIEEVIKLSVTCHVEEKKHDCSEIHREGNRDDLMLEESPDVEDKSLEMNICIEESVSKAIEENVQHGHRNNGDIQLPLKDNLNDVLSSPTETVPEVSRIGPSSETPDPKKKHIVLAEEINLTSDGSENPEKEPDSGRAHFSDQMALMDDATPGMIEQEACSKENGEENTVKMSSSPDLDMVNQNKGTKVIYTAAEQEPEECRDKKVVLVVPKTISVSNGLRSMDKYDEGEKVTENLLVEETEKRNDDSTSTGNGRHNAGAAEESLSSFESSEGENIPVSLTSTFNLENDLPADSPTSSFNQQWDNGLCSKAAEDWNKCTVNLKQCSSFDVFIAEVSTSNAQKASIQALNPSSALEKVNHVQELEQNVQANSVTEGDYKQHLISETSSLPSSKAQENAARVSIESNPDHPVARVKQRKSPSFEFGIPIDARSEESDQTPLLVRDKSLARSFSGHANVRFQNSMVPTDYGRKSLDYEPVAVEEKTIRMERSDSDISRDLFTSLLRKDEKPTVELAPEKKESHIADDKALESPSSEELALTSIKTSGKRRPRSSLLSACICCTAANN, encoded by the exons ATGTCTAATTTATATCTATCTGCTGTAGAAGAGGAGAAAGCAACAGTTAAAGTTCCGCAAGAACCCCAGGAAGCAGCTCGCGAAGacgaaatgaaaggagaaaacCACATAATTCCTGAAGTTGACACTAAGGATTTCCAGGAGAAAACAGAATCTTCTGATGATTTCTCGGTTACTACAGATTCTAATGCTGAACGGCATGAGTCAGATGAAAAAG AGCAAGGAAACAAAAAGTCTGATCAGCCTCCTCCTCCATATCCTGAAGCTGCAAAAGAATCAGATCATTTAGTCAGTCAGGAGAATTATGTCGATGAAGCTGATTCAGCCTATGAGGCAAACCATGAGAAACCACTAGAGTCGAACCTGGGCGAGATTACGCCCATAAATGGCAAGATTGAGAGTCATGAAAACGGCATCATTCCAAGAG AAACCGATGCACAGAAGGTTGAGATCACTAACTCAAATTCCAACATAGAGAGCACTTTTCAAGATTCAAAAACTGTTAATGATACCACCACACCGCTAGAAGAGCATCAGAGTTCATCATCCCATCAGATTGAGGAAGTCATAAAACTGAGTGTCACATGTCACGTAGAGGAGAAAAAACATGATTGCAGTGAGATCCATAGGGAAGGAAATAGGGACGATTTGATGCTAGAGGAGTCTCCTGATGTAGAAGATAAATCATTGGAAATGAACATTTGCATAGAAGAAAGTGTCAGCAAGGCTATAGAGGAAAATGTTCAGCATGGTCATAGAAATAATGGTGATATTCAACTACCCCTGAAAGATAATTTGAACGACGTTTTAAGTTCACCAACTGAAACAGTTCCAGAAGTCAGTCGAATAGGTCCTTCATCTGAAACTCCTGATCCAAAAAAGAAGCATATTGTCCTTGCTGAAGAGATCAATTTGACCAGTGATGGATCAGAAAATCCAGAGAAAGAGCCTGACTCTGGTCGTGCTCATTTTTCTGATCAGATGGCCTTGATGGATGATGCCACTCCAGGAATGATTGAGCAAGAAGCTTGTAGCAAGGAGAATGGAGAGGAAAATACGGTTAAAATGAGTTCTAGCCCTGATTTGGACATGGTTAATCAGAATAAGGGGACCAAAGTGATTTATACTGCTGCAGAACAAGAACCAGAAGAATGcagggataaaaaggtggtcCTTGTGGTGCCTAAAACGATTTCAGTGTCAAATGGATTGAGGTCTATGGATAAGTATGATGAAGGAGAGAAGGTAACAGAGAATCTGTTAGttgaagaaacagaaaaaagaaacgATGACTCGACTTCAACAGGAAATGGCAGACATAATGCAGGGGCAGCAGAGGAGTCTTTGTCCAGCTTCGAGTCATCTGAAGGGGAAAACATTCCAGTTTCTCTAACGTCAACATTCAACTTGGAAAATGATCTGCCTGCAGATTCTCCCACTTCATCATTTAATCAACAATGGGACAATGGATTATGCTCCAAGGCTGCAGAAGATTGGAACAAATGCACTGTCAACTTGAAACAATGCAGCAGCTTTGATGTCTTTATTGCTGAAGTATCTACTTCCAATGCACAAAAAGCATCCATCCAAGCTCTTAATCCCAGCAGTGCACTAGAAAAGGTAAACCATGTCCAAGAACTTGAACAGAATGTTCAAGCAAACTCAGTGACAGAAGGAGATTACAAGCAACACTTGATAAGCGAAACATCTTCACTGCCAAGTTCAAAAGCacaagaaaatgcagcaagggTAAGCATTGAATCAAATCCAGATCATCCAGTTGCCCGAGTTAAGCAGAGAAAGTCCCCCAGCTTTGAATTTGGCATCCCAATTGATGCAAGATCCGAAGAATCTGATCAAACTCCTCTACTGGTTCGCGACAAGTCTCTAGCCAGAAGCTTCTCAGGCCATGCTAACGTAAGATTCCAAAATTCAATGGTCCCAACTGATTATGGTCGAAAGTCATTAGACTATGAGCCAGTAGCAGTGGAAGAAAAGACCATTAGAATGGAAAGAAGCGATTCAGACATCTCGAGAGATTTATTCACCAGCTTATTGAGGAAGGATGAAAAGCCAACTGTTGAGCTTGCACCAGAGAAAAAAGAGAGCCATATTGCTGATGACAAGGCATTGGAATCGCCATCATCTGAGGAACTTGCATTGACTTCAATCAAAACAAGTGGAAAACGCAGGCCAAGATCTTCCCTTTTGAGTGCCTGCATATGCTGTACAGCAGCTAACAACTGA